A genomic region of Paroedura picta isolate Pp20150507F chromosome 4, Ppicta_v3.0, whole genome shotgun sequence contains the following coding sequences:
- the LOC143834955 gene encoding uncharacterized protein LOC143834955 isoform X2, which yields MDAGQISAKVRKKKKKITQAPKRKRPKVSSSDPDVHHCDVCGKDIRHLTSFREHQRIHTGERPYQCKRCCKTFTRCADLTKHRLVHSAKRPYRCKICGKRFKLQADLDKHGKVHSDDAPFPCHLCPKRFKRTSCLVKHLRIHTQEKPFVCAHCDRRFKWEASVKEHERVHTGERPHQCSQCSKTFTHRSTFLQHQRTHQKFPAFSCKHCSKAFNHKSNLLKHVRVLHS from the coding sequence ATGGATGCTGGACAGATCTCTGCCAAGgtccggaagaagaagaagaagattacgCAAGCACCAAAACGGAAGCGGCCCAAGGTTTCCTCCAGTGACCCGGATGTGCATCATTGCGATGTATGTGGGAAAGACATCAGGCACCTGACAAGCTTCCGGGAGCACCAGCGCATCCATACAGGGGAGCGGCCCTACCAGTGCAAGCGATGCTGCAAGACGTTCACTCGCTGTGCCGACCTCACCAAGCACCGCTTGGTGCACTCGGCCAAAAGGCCGTACCGCTGTAAAATCTGCGGGAAGCGCTTCAAACTGCAGGCCGATTTGGACAAGCACGGCAAGGTGCATTCAGATGACGCGCCCTTCCCCTGTCACCTGTGCCCTAAGCGCTTCAAGAGGACTTCTTGCCTGGTGAAGCACCTGCGCATCCACACGCAGGAGAAGCCCTTTGTGTGCGCGCACTGTGACCGGCGCTTCAAATGGGAGGCGTCAGTCAAGGAACATGAGCGAGTCCATACAGGGGAGCGGCCCCACCAGTGCAGCCAGTGCTCTAAAACATTCACCCATCGTTCTACCTTCCTGCAGCACCAGCGCACCCATCAGAAGTTCCCAGCCTTCAGCTGTAAGCATTGCTCCAAGGCCTTCAACCATAAGTCAAACCTTCTGAAGCACGTGCGGGTTCTGCATAGCTAG